The nucleotide sequence GGCCGAGTATCGCTACCTTAAGATCATAGGTGCCGATGCTGTGGGTATGAGCACTGTTCCCGAAATTATTGTTGCCAATCATTTGGGGCTTAAAGTGTCAGCTTTATCCGTTTTAACCGACGAATGTGATCCGGACAACCTGAAACCGGTCGATATAGCCGATATCATTGCGATGGCAGGAAAAGCCGAACCGGATATGATCACCATCTTTACCGAACTTATAAAAAAATTATAACCTAACTACACTGAATTATATACCTATGAGCTATCTCGATACTACCCACGATGTTTATAAAGAAGCTGCTCTAAGTCCAGATATCGGACTTTGCTGTACCACCAATCCTATTTGGGAATTGCCCGGACTTAAGATCCCTAAGATCATGCAGGAAATGAACTATGGCTGTGGTAGCACGGTACATGCGCGTGACCTTACTAATAATCCGAAAACCCTCTATGTGGGAGTCGGCGGTGGAATGGAGTTATTACAATTCTCCTATTTTAACCGCCAAAAGAACGGCGTCGTTGGTGTAGATGTGGTAGATGAAATGCTCGAAGCATCCCGAAAGAATTTTAAAGAAGCTGAAACATTAAACCCATGGTTTAAAAGTGAGTTCGTTGAATTAAAAAAAGGAGATGCTTTAAATCTTCCGGTTGAGGACAATTCTATCGATGTGGCTGCTCAGAACTGCCTGTTCAATATTTTTAAGGAAGAAGACCTCAAAAAGGCGATCGAGGAAATGTACCGGGTATTAAAACCACATGGCCGACTGGTAATGAGTGATCCTACCTGCGAACAGCCCATGAACGAAACCTTGCGTAATGATGACCGCTTAAGAGCCTTATGTCTTAGCGGGAGCCTACCTATTAAGGAATACGTAAAGGCACTTACCGATGTTGGCTTCGGAACCATAGAGATTAGAGCCCGGAAACCTTACCGTATTTTAGATCCTAAACACTACCCTACCAACGAATTGATCTACATAGAATCCATCGAAGTAGCTGCCATAAAAGATCCAATGCCCGAAGACGGTCCCTGTGTCTTTACCGGAAAAGCAGCGATCTACTACGGTGAAGATGATTATTTTGACGACAAAAAGGGTCATATCCTTCTAAAAAATCAGCCGATAGCGATCTGCGACAAGACCGCCGGTGCATTACAAAGTTTAGGCAGGGATGATATCTACTTTAGTGAATCAACTTTTCATTACGACGGAGGAGGTTGCTGTTAGACTTTATTTCAGATTTTAAATCTGAACACTTTATTGCTTCGTAAGTATCAATAGACAAAAACCAATTGATCTATGATCTTTATCATTCTATGTATTGCTGCTTGCTTTTTAGCCTATAGTAACGGAGCGAACGATAACTTTAAAGGAGTTGCTACCCTGTTTGGGAGTGGAACGACCAATTACAAAAAAGCAATTAGTTGGGCCACAGTAACCACGTTTGCCGGATCTATTGCCGCAATTTTTTTAGCAGGAACCTTGGTTAAGAATTTTTCAGGAAAGGGACTGGTTCCCGACGATCTTATTCAAAATCCTGTATTTGCCATTTCCATTGCTTTAGGAGCTGCTATTACTGTACTTCTGGCTACTAAAATAGGGATGCCCATTTCAACCACACATAGTCTGGTAGGCGGATTATTTGGAGCAGGCGTGATGGCGATTGGAGCCAATTTTAACTTTGCAAAACTGGGAAACACCTTTTTAATGCCGTTAATTGTGAGTCCGCTGATGGCCGCAGTACTCAGTTTTATTGCATACATAATTTTTAGAAAACTCCGGAAGAAACTTGGCGTTACCAAAAAAAGTTGTGTTTGTATTTCTGAAAATCAGGCTTCTACCCGACTTTCAGGTTCAGAACTCAGTATGCAGGCACATAAAAGTATCGAGGTTACCACCTGTGAAGAAAAATGCGTGGAAAACTATAATGGGCAGGTCTTAGGGATTACATCCCAAAGCGTACTGGACAGCCTACATTTTCTGAGCGCAGGAGTGGTAAGCTTCGCCAGAGGCCTTAATGATACTCCAAAAATAGTAGGACTACTTATTATCATTAATACGATCGATATAAAATATGGCATGATCGCGGTCGCCATTACCATGGCCATTGGTGGTCTTATGAACGCAAAAAAAGTAGGGATCACTATGAGTAAAAAGATCACTCCTATGAATCACGGACAGGGATTTACGGCCAATTTGATCACCGGGATTCTGGTAACTACGGCTAGCATTCACGGGATGCCGGTCTCAACGACCCACGTTTCGGTGGGATCTATTTTTGGGATAGGGACAGCTTCGAAAAAAGCAGATGTAAAAATGATCTCCAAGATCTTAATATCTTGGGTACTTACGTTGCCTATTGCAGCCCTAATGAGCGCACTGTGCTTTAAAGTCCTGGAAAGTATTTTGTAATTTTAGAGTTAAATACCCGACTGTATTCTAGAACTTTCTATGGAGAAATACCTAAACATATTTAAAGATTCCTATACCGGATACTTCAATTATTTGCTCGATGAAATAACCCGTTTTCATTGGGAGAACTATTTCTATGGATTAATCGCGGTGTCGCTGATCGTTTGGTTACTGGAATTACTATTCCCATGGCGGAAAAACCAAAAGATATTTAGAAAGGACTTCTGGCTGGATACCTTTTATATGTTCTTTAATTTTTTTCTACTAAACCTCATCGTATTGATATTTCTGTCCAATACCGCTGAAGCGGTATTTAATGACGTACTCGGACTGGTGAATTTAAAACTTTCCGATTTTGAACTATTTGATGCCAAGTCCATGCCTTTCGGCCTTGGTCTGCTTGTTTTTTTCCTGATTTCAGATTTTATACAGTGGAATACTCACAGACTGCTCCACAGGGTTCCCTTCCTATGGAATTTTCATAAAGTACATCATTCTGTAAAGGAAATGGGCTTTGCGGCTCATCTCCGATATCACTGGATGGAGCCTGTGGTTTATAAATCGATCTTGTATATCCCCATAGCTGTCATTGGCGGATTTGGGATCGAGTCGGTGGCCATAGTACATTTCTTCGCACTTACCATAGGCCATTTAAACCATGCCAATCTGGGATGGGATTATGGTATTCTTCGGTATGTCTTCAACAATCCGAAGATGCATATCTGGCATCACGCCAAAGTTTTGCCAAAACACACCAAATACGGTGTTAATTACGGCCTAACTCTGAGTATTTGGGATTATATTTTTAAAACCAATCATGTGCCGCATGATGGGCGTGACATTGAACTCGGTTTTCCCGGCGATGAAACCTTTCCAAAAGGTTTTTGGAGCCAGGAGGCCTATCCGCTGAAAACCAAAAAATAATTCCTTACGTAAATAAAGGACACTAAATAATTGACAATGAAATATATCTTAAAAAGGCTAGCATTCGTATTACTTGCTGTTTCAGTCGCTTCCTGCAATCTTTTTTCTGCTGCCGGTCTCAGCAGCCAGGGACAACCCACAAAAGAAGTAGAAGGGGATCTAACTTCCACGACGGCCAATTCGGCTGTTAATGTGGATCATTCACAGTGGGATAAACTACTGAAAAAATATGTGG is from Constantimarinum furrinae and encodes:
- a CDS encoding inorganic phosphate transporter, giving the protein MIFIILCIAACFLAYSNGANDNFKGVATLFGSGTTNYKKAISWATVTTFAGSIAAIFLAGTLVKNFSGKGLVPDDLIQNPVFAISIALGAAITVLLATKIGMPISTTHSLVGGLFGAGVMAIGANFNFAKLGNTFLMPLIVSPLMAAVLSFIAYIIFRKLRKKLGVTKKSCVCISENQASTRLSGSELSMQAHKSIEVTTCEEKCVENYNGQVLGITSQSVLDSLHFLSAGVVSFARGLNDTPKIVGLLIIINTIDIKYGMIAVAITMAIGGLMNAKKVGITMSKKITPMNHGQGFTANLITGILVTTASIHGMPVSTTHVSVGSIFGIGTASKKADVKMISKILISWVLTLPIAALMSALCFKVLESIL
- a CDS encoding sterol desaturase family protein yields the protein MEKYLNIFKDSYTGYFNYLLDEITRFHWENYFYGLIAVSLIVWLLELLFPWRKNQKIFRKDFWLDTFYMFFNFFLLNLIVLIFLSNTAEAVFNDVLGLVNLKLSDFELFDAKSMPFGLGLLVFFLISDFIQWNTHRLLHRVPFLWNFHKVHHSVKEMGFAAHLRYHWMEPVVYKSILYIPIAVIGGFGIESVAIVHFFALTIGHLNHANLGWDYGILRYVFNNPKMHIWHHAKVLPKHTKYGVNYGLTLSIWDYIFKTNHVPHDGRDIELGFPGDETFPKGFWSQEAYPLKTKK
- the arsM gene encoding arsenosugar biosynthesis arsenite methyltransferase ArsM, with protein sequence MSYLDTTHDVYKEAALSPDIGLCCTTNPIWELPGLKIPKIMQEMNYGCGSTVHARDLTNNPKTLYVGVGGGMELLQFSYFNRQKNGVVGVDVVDEMLEASRKNFKEAETLNPWFKSEFVELKKGDALNLPVEDNSIDVAAQNCLFNIFKEEDLKKAIEEMYRVLKPHGRLVMSDPTCEQPMNETLRNDDRLRALCLSGSLPIKEYVKALTDVGFGTIEIRARKPYRILDPKHYPTNELIYIESIEVAAIKDPMPEDGPCVFTGKAAIYYGEDDYFDDKKGHILLKNQPIAICDKTAGALQSLGRDDIYFSESTFHYDGGGCC